Proteins from a single region of Numenius arquata chromosome Z, bNumArq3.hap1.1, whole genome shotgun sequence:
- the HMGCS1 gene encoding hydroxymethylglutaryl-CoA synthase, cytoplasmic isoform X2, with the protein MPGSLPVNAESCWPKDVGIVALEIYFPSQYVDQTELEKYDGVDAGKYTIGLGQSRMGFCSDREDINSLCLTVVQKLMERNGLSYDCIGRLEVGTETIIDKSKSVKTVLMQLFEESGNTDVEGIDTTNACYGGTAALFNAINWIESSSWDGRYALVVAGDIAVYATGNARPTGGAGAVAMLVGPNAPLIFERGLRGTHMQHAYDFYKPDMVSEYPVVDGKLSIQCYLSALDRCYTVYRNKIHAQWQKEGTDRRFTLNDFGFMIFHSPYCKLVQKSVARLLLNDFLSDPNPETANGVFSGLEAFRDVKLEDTYFDRDVEKAFMKASAELFNQKTKASLLVSNQNGNMYTPSVYGCLASLLAQYSPEQLAGQRISVFSYGSGFAATLYSIRVTQDATPGSALDKITASLSDLKTRLDSRKCIAPDVFAENMKIRQDTHHLANYIPQCSVEDLFEGTWYLVRVDEKHRRTYARRPLLGDGPLEAGVEVVHPGVVHEHIPSPAKKVPRIPATTESEGVTVAISNGEH; encoded by the exons ATGCCTGGGTCTCTTCCAGTGAATGCTGAATCCTGTTGGCCCAAAGATGTGGGAATTGTTGCACTGGAAATATATTTTCCCTCCCAGTACGTTGACCAGACAGAGCTGGAGAAGTATGATGGTGTGGATGCTGGGAAATACACCATTGGGCTGGGCCAGTCAAGGATGGGGTTCTGCTCTGACCGGGAGGATATCAATTCTCTCTGCTTGACTGTGGTTCAGAAGCTCATGGAGAGGAACGGCCTTTCCTATGATTGTATCGGGAGATTAGAAGTTGGAACGGAGACGATAATTGATAAATCAAAATCTGTAAAGACTGTCCTGATGCAGCTTTTTGAAGAATCTGGTAATACAGATGTAGAAGGAATTGATACCACCAATGCATGCTATGGAGGCACTGCTGCTCTTTTTAATGCTATTAATTGGATTGAGTCCAGTTCTTGGGATG GACGCTATGCGCTTGTTGTTGCTGGAGACATAGCTGTGTATGCCACCGGAAATGCCAGGCCAACAGGTGGAGCTGGTGCTGTTGCTATGCTGGTTGGTCCAAATGCTCCGTTAATTTTTGAGAGAG GGTTGCGTGGAACCCACATGCAGCACGCGTATGACTTCTATAAACCAGATATGGTCTCCGAGTATCCTGTAGTTGATGGGAAACTATCTATACAGTGCTACCTCAGTGCACTAGATCGCTGCTATACTGTCTATCGCAACAAAATCCACGCCCAGTGGCAAAAGG AGGGGACAGACAGACGTTTCACCTTGAATGACTTTGGATTCATGATCTTTCATTCTCCCTACTGTAAACTGGTACAGAAATCTGTGGCTAGGCTCTTGCTGAATGACTTCCTCAGCGACCCGAATCCAGAAACAGCAAACGGTGTTTTCAGTGGTCTGGAAGCTTTCAG GGATGTAAAACTTGAAGATACATATTTTGACAGAGATGTGGAAAAAGCTTTTATGAAAGCCAGTGCAGAGCTCTTCAATCAGAAAACCAAAGCTTCATTACTTGTATCCAATCAGAATGGAAATATGTATACCCCTTCAGTTTATGGTTGCCTTGCTTCTCTTCTAGCCCA ATACTCCCCGGAACAGCTTGCAGGACAGAGAATCAGTGTGTTCTCATATGGCTCTGGTTTTGCTGCGACACTGTATTCCATCAGAGTTACACAGGATGCCACTCCTG GTTCTGCACTGGACAAAATAACTGCCAGCCTTTCTGATCTCAAAACAAGACTTGACTCAAGAAAATGCATTGCACCTGATGTCTTTGCTGAAAACATGAAGATTAGACAGGACACGCATCATTTGG CCAACTACATTCCACAGTGCTCAGTGGAAGATCTCTTTGAGGGAACGTGGTACCTGGTGCGTGTGGATGAAAAACACAGGAGAACTTACGCGCGGCGCCCGCTCTTGGGTGATGGACCTCTGGAGGCAGGAGTTGAAGTTGTCCACCCGGGCGTTGTTCATGAG CACATCCCAAGCCCTGCTAAGAAAGTGCCAAGAATCCCTGCAACAACAGAATCTGAAGGCGTTACTGTTGCCATTTCCAATGGGGAGCATTAA
- the HMGCS1 gene encoding hydroxymethylglutaryl-CoA synthase, cytoplasmic isoform X1: MPGSLPVNAESCWPKDVGIVALEIYFPSQYVDQTELEKYDGVDAGKYTIGLGQSRMGFCSDREDINSLCLTVVQKLMERNGLSYDCIGRLEVGTETIIDKSKSVKTVLMQLFEESGNTDVEGIDTTNACYGGTAALFNAINWIESSSWDGLRGTHMQHAYDFYKPDMVSEYPVVDGKLSIQCYLSALDRCYTVYRNKIHAQWQKEGTDRRFTLNDFGFMIFHSPYCKLVQKSVARLLLNDFLSDPNPETANGVFSGLEAFRDVKLEDTYFDRDVEKAFMKASAELFNQKTKASLLVSNQNGNMYTPSVYGCLASLLAQYSPEQLAGQRISVFSYGSGFAATLYSIRVTQDATPGSALDKITASLSDLKTRLDSRKCIAPDVFAENMKIRQDTHHLANYIPQCSVEDLFEGTWYLVRVDEKHRRTYARRPLLGDGPLEAGVEVVHPGVVHEHIPSPAKKVPRIPATTESEGVTVAISNGEH; encoded by the exons ATGCCTGGGTCTCTTCCAGTGAATGCTGAATCCTGTTGGCCCAAAGATGTGGGAATTGTTGCACTGGAAATATATTTTCCCTCCCAGTACGTTGACCAGACAGAGCTGGAGAAGTATGATGGTGTGGATGCTGGGAAATACACCATTGGGCTGGGCCAGTCAAGGATGGGGTTCTGCTCTGACCGGGAGGATATCAATTCTCTCTGCTTGACTGTGGTTCAGAAGCTCATGGAGAGGAACGGCCTTTCCTATGATTGTATCGGGAGATTAGAAGTTGGAACGGAGACGATAATTGATAAATCAAAATCTGTAAAGACTGTCCTGATGCAGCTTTTTGAAGAATCTGGTAATACAGATGTAGAAGGAATTGATACCACCAATGCATGCTATGGAGGCACTGCTGCTCTTTTTAATGCTATTAATTGGATTGAGTCCAGTTCTTGGGATG GGTTGCGTGGAACCCACATGCAGCACGCGTATGACTTCTATAAACCAGATATGGTCTCCGAGTATCCTGTAGTTGATGGGAAACTATCTATACAGTGCTACCTCAGTGCACTAGATCGCTGCTATACTGTCTATCGCAACAAAATCCACGCCCAGTGGCAAAAGG AGGGGACAGACAGACGTTTCACCTTGAATGACTTTGGATTCATGATCTTTCATTCTCCCTACTGTAAACTGGTACAGAAATCTGTGGCTAGGCTCTTGCTGAATGACTTCCTCAGCGACCCGAATCCAGAAACAGCAAACGGTGTTTTCAGTGGTCTGGAAGCTTTCAG GGATGTAAAACTTGAAGATACATATTTTGACAGAGATGTGGAAAAAGCTTTTATGAAAGCCAGTGCAGAGCTCTTCAATCAGAAAACCAAAGCTTCATTACTTGTATCCAATCAGAATGGAAATATGTATACCCCTTCAGTTTATGGTTGCCTTGCTTCTCTTCTAGCCCA ATACTCCCCGGAACAGCTTGCAGGACAGAGAATCAGTGTGTTCTCATATGGCTCTGGTTTTGCTGCGACACTGTATTCCATCAGAGTTACACAGGATGCCACTCCTG GTTCTGCACTGGACAAAATAACTGCCAGCCTTTCTGATCTCAAAACAAGACTTGACTCAAGAAAATGCATTGCACCTGATGTCTTTGCTGAAAACATGAAGATTAGACAGGACACGCATCATTTGG CCAACTACATTCCACAGTGCTCAGTGGAAGATCTCTTTGAGGGAACGTGGTACCTGGTGCGTGTGGATGAAAAACACAGGAGAACTTACGCGCGGCGCCCGCTCTTGGGTGATGGACCTCTGGAGGCAGGAGTTGAAGTTGTCCACCCGGGCGTTGTTCATGAG CACATCCCAAGCCCTGCTAAGAAAGTGCCAAGAATCCCTGCAACAACAGAATCTGAAGGCGTTACTGTTGCCATTTCCAATGGGGAGCATTAA